The Salvia miltiorrhiza cultivar Shanhuang (shh) chromosome 2, IMPLAD_Smil_shh, whole genome shotgun sequence DNA window tatttcataaaattttgatttttcgaTTCTGTTCGTATTttttaaaactgaaaaaaaccaaaaaaccgaattatatttaatatatatatatatatatatatatatatatatatatatatatatatatatatatatatataatataatgctccctctgtcccactagaattgacacttttgagttgagtacggagattaagaataaaaggttaagagtgtaaagtaggtagggtccacttattttatgtgtgtagagaatGTAGGGACTACAtaccattttaggaaagtgtcaattctagtgggacaaacaaaaaagacaagtgtgccaattctagtgggacggagggagtatctaacttcaaatatttttttcgaaatttttggtttttttcggattaattcggttcgattctgttttaattataaaaattttgaTTAATTCGGTTTGactcgatttttttaaaaaactaacTAAAATATGGTTTAGTTTGGTTTtggcaaaaaccgaaccatataaccgaatgcacACCCTTACTTCGACGATATTGTCTTCAACGGCACGAGTTGGGTTCTTCGTCGTTGGAAGAGAGCCCGGGGAGAAGCTATTCGAGACTTGGGATAAAGGCGCAAATCCCATTATCGGGGAAGAACTAGAAACACTCAAGCCTTAAGTGTAATTCTTCACGTATTCATTGAATTGACGATCCATTTTTGAActaaatttaaaagaataagaTGAAAATATAAGGAAAGAAGACAAAATTATTGTGTtgaatgtaaaaaataaatagagGAGAAGCGGTTATGAATACTCTTACAATATTATCGTTCTTTTCAATAGATACACCAACTTCATTCCCATTCAATACCAAATTATCTTCTAGTGATATATATTAGCTTCACTTAGTCGTAAATTTTTATTCAAACTATTAAATGAAtacaaaaataagtaaaaacTATTACTCATGTGATTAAATATAAGAATAACAGTTAACCTCCTGATAAATTGCGGCGGGCATCATCTATTGAAGTTGCTTTTTTTTTAAGAGGGTAAGAAGTTGCTTTTGTTGTATCATAAATGATTGTTGAATTTTATCAATTCCACTATGTTTCTAGTGCAAGTAAATGTGTTTGAAATAGGTATTTCAATTCACGGCCAAAATCATAATCCATCCATCATATAGTGGAGTATTAATTTTCAGAGGTTATATTGTAAATGAAAATCGGATATCATagctttttttctctttttttttttcttgttttgcatAAAACACGAACGATTTGAATACCAAACTCAAAAACCACACCTGTTAGGTTCATGAAATCAATTTATATGCCCTACAAATCAAAATATCAAGCCCAAAATTGAAGACAACTTATAAATCATGTCAAATCAAAGGCAGGAGACTCagtttatatgataaatttgtaaAGACATCCATATTGAATCATCAAGAGTTCAATCAAGTCAAAAAAAAAGCATAAGTAGTAACCCCATCTAACTAATCTTAtctaagaaagaaaagaaatgcaGCTTCTTATCCAAAACTTCAAAATTGAGGACAATATAATAGCAtggaaaaacaaatatgaattgGCCCTCAGGGAAGAAAAGAACATAGAGAGGTGGGGGAACGAACCATCACAGTAACAAAGATTTACACAAAAGAAATACGTCGACAGCAAAATTATGCACCAGTAATTTCCCTGTCCAGTTTCATTCTCTTAGTACCTTGAACATCTGGAATACTATTGACTTTCTGCTGCGATGTTACATCGTGCTGAAAGGTGCAGTTTGCTCCGTTCCTGCAACCCCTCGAACTGTTGAAATAGATGCAAGGCTTCATTATCCTTGGCTTCGTGTCCCTTGGTTTCATCATCGTGTTATTCAGAGGTTCTTGACCTATCCCCGGCGCTTGGTTGCTCTGATGAGCAAACTGGGGCATagcctctcttctctctcctccatgTTGCTGAATGAGGCTCTTATAATAGTTGATATCCTTTGTTACAGGAGCTGATGCTGATGGAGAGGGCGCGGATATGACATCGGATACTGATGGTCGTAGATGGGGGATGGATCCTGTCCTACTTGGAGGATGAAAAGGTCCAGATGCTGCAGAAATAGATGACGGAACAACCATTTCTGGTCTTGTGACGCGACCAGAGAGTGGATCTCTTCTATGGACGGCCATATTAACTGAATCAAAAGAACTCTTAGGAGTTGACACCAAATTGGGGATATACTGTGCACTGGTTGAGGGCATTCCAGGCGAACTAGACGATGCAACATTTTTGGTTCCAATAGTCGGCATACCATGGAAGGTGGAAGAGGATGGCATGCTCTGCGCACTAGATGATGCGACATTTTGCCCGCTTGCAGATGCAGCATGGTTTGCAATAAGTTGCTCAATCATTTTCCGGTCACTAAGAATTTTCATGAGCAGCTCACGATCTATCAGGTTCCCCTGATCACTATTCGACATGACTGATGACAAGGCAGCTTGTGCAGCTGCGATGATATCAGGCTCCATGCCCGTTACTGAAAAACCAACAGTAGGTTTTAAAGCAGCATTAACCTGAGATAAAAATGCCCCATGAGGCGAGTGCTGTTGCTGGGGAATCATGGGAGTTATGTTTGATCCCATGGAGGCATACGATGTATCCACTGAAGCATCTTCATCTTCAATTGGTGTGATGGGAACCACAGGAGTGCATTGGTCATTGTTAGTTGAGTCTTCTGCACCGACTAATGCAGAAGGGCTGCACAAGTGTAAAGTAAAATGTTCAGTACAGAGAGGACCCCAAACAGAAACAAGCAAGGTCAACATAAAGCATAATCACCATCAAAGATGCACAGAAAAGAGGAAACATCAAGAGTGAGTGAGGTATGCATCGCACTTTAATGGAATGGCTGACGGGCGTGGATATATTGCTTCTAGCACTCTCATTTCTCGTTGATTCTGGGTTTCTATTTCTCTGCTTTCTTCCCCAGCAACGACTCGCCAAGAGCTATCTACTTCAATCTGCAACACAAGTATATGCTGAATATGTGAGTATTAGAATCAAGCCTCCACATCAGAGTGCCCCCTATTCCGTCCATCCTCTCCCAATGAAATACCAGAAAAccatagataaaataaaaatcaagacCTGCATGATTCGCAGGTAAGAGATTCCAGCCTTTTGCAAACCCCTGGTGAAACTTTAATTCTGACAAGAATATACCTCTAGGAGGcatttggtttgagtgataaggcatgattgataaaataactccaccttaatcaagtgtttggtttgcatAATTGGGCCCGTGATTGATAATCCGGCCCGCATCTAATCATCcaattgagtgattatttatcatcCCAAGGTTAAGTGGATTATTTATTCACCTTTCCAATCCTACATCAATCTTATCTACCCCATCCACCAATCCAAACGCCCCCCTAGTCTATAACTTGGACAACTTAAATAAGAAACACATTATATTTAAACAGACATACCCTAGGAGGACATTTCCATTTCACTAGAGATATATGAGATAGCTTCGCTGCCCAAGGATTTGCAGGTTGGCTTAACTCAAAGCCCGGGGGCAAGTTGTCTTCAGACCCCATGCCACCTGCCTGCAACGGCCATGTCTTTGCCTGGAGATGTTCTTGGGTTCCCATTCCAACCTGTGAAGGAGATTCTTCCGACAAAAACAGCCTTACCTGTTGATACAAATATATTAGTCTGAAGAAGCAATTCAGGCAGACTCTTTCATAATAATCATGGCTTAATCTAGAGATGTAAATGTGAAAAATATTAAACAATAGCTGATTCATATAAACCCTGATTGGAGATGCATTCCATATGAAATCAGTGCTAACTGCTACGAAAATCAATTATATATTCACCAAAGCAACCGAATGATGGCTTCTGATAAGCACAAGAAGTAGCAATaaaaaagatactccctccgtctcacaaaaacatgaacgtttttccattttggggtgtctcacaaaaacatgaacctttccattttagtacatcatggcccaccactacttttccttaattaattcattactctcacaacaccttttaaagtgggacccattttccacttactttaactctcaactaacatttcttaaaacccgtgcatttctctttattcatgtttttgtgagacggagggagtatataaaaccAGGAAAATAGTCCAAACAGACTTCATAAATCATGACTGAAGGGAGCTAGCTAAAACAGATCAGGGGCATTGCACATTCCATTACTCCAAACTGGGGGGAAAATGTCAGCCAACAAAGTTCCACTTATAAGTTAATGTCAATTCACTTTTAACTTTTAGGCCTGCAGGATAGTCTCACAAAGATGTGATCAGTCAGACAGTtcgtttctttttctttatttcttgtGATACATAAAATGATGTAGAGATGCTTGGAATCTAGCTCCAACAGGCCCATATGACTTGTAAATCATTTTAATTTCCTATAGGTCATCGGGTACTCATCACTACATTACCATGCGCAGTTAAGTGCCCAGAAATCCAGAATGACATGATAAGATTAAATCATGCAATTAAAACTGGAGCAAACAAATAACCATTCTTATTCCAATGTACTTTGGAGCAGCAAGGCAACTTCCTTCTGCCAGGATGAGAATAAAGGAAATAAAAATGCAGTATTAACAATACAATCTCGTCACTTCTCATTTACCAAACTAATTCAAACAAAAAATGAGAAAACGAAAGTCTCCAAGGATCCATGAATTGATTACAATCCTCCATATCAGCCTGCTTAAAATTCAAAAGACCATCAAATATAGAGATTGTATATCAATCTGCTTCATTCAGGGATAAGACATGGTTCTGTTCTCCAGAATATAACACATTAACAAATATAAAACCTATGATTGATAACTCTTTTTGAAATTAAACAAATTGATAGCCAGAGTAGGAAGATGTAAATAAGCAGAAGCTTAAAGTCATTGGCATAAACAACAATGTCGAACGAGAATGCGGAGAGTGATATGATTATATTCTCACATTTACATCCCCAAACCTTCATGGTCACATCATATGACCATGTTTTAAATTAGAAAAGTTCTTTTACCCCCCcccctattattattattattattattattattatggtgaAGCTATGGTAATGTTGTCTGGTGCTTTTACATCTACTCTTTTTCTTCTACAAAAAGAGGATCAACATCTACTCTCAGAGGTACTGATCTTCAGGGAAGTCATACATTCATCGCATTGCCAAAGTTTAACCAATTTATCCTATACAGAAATAAAACAGTACCATCAAAAAAATGAACAAGCCATATACGGGTTTTCTCAGGCCTATAAAATCTGGAAGTATAGAACATAGTATGTTTATATACTTAAGGATGGGATGACAAATGATAATGAAAGTGAGTGATTAAAGTTAAAGGTTGATTAACTCATACTgcaatataaatttttttgagTTTATTGAACAATCAAAACAGGATAATTTTTTATATCCTATATAATTTAAGGATAAGTTTGACATTATCGAAGGTCTAGGTCCAAATTATCCATTGTCACCATATCTCTTCGCTTCCCCCAAACTTTTTGCCCTTTCTACTGTTCTTTATTCTTAACATTTCCATCTTAACACCTCTACCCTCCCCCCAGTCACCCATTATATTACTGCACACAGCATGCACAACTACTACCAAAAGCATTCACATGCACAAAACACATAACCTGATTTAAGAATAACATACTTCCTCTTTCAAGAGAGAATTTTCCGTACTAAGGCATTTATCAATATATCATGGTGGGAATGCTGCCATATGGAACTcaaaaacttgaaagagcaaaATGTAGATATTTAATTCTCTTGTGCTGAGGGTAGGTACACATTCTACAGCAAGAAGGTAGGCTTAGCTGTGAATTGTGATTGACTGAAAGAGGACCAAAGTTACAAAGGCTGGAGCATGAGGGTAATCTTACAGAAAATTATGAGGCTCTTTATAATTTTGTCTCCCATTTTATCTTATTTTCCTATTGAGCATCTCTTAGGAAGGAAgatatttcttcatttttttacaCATTAAATTCAATTAGAGATAAAGAATACTTGAAAAGAAAGTCTTCACTCACATTCATATTCTCCATAACACTGCCCTAACGAAACTATTGCCTTACATAATTGCCCAATAAAGGAAGCCATGAGTCATGACCAATAGCCATTGGATGAGAAAACAAAGGCAACATTTGCCATGCCTCACTTCCTACACTTCACAAAATCAGTGGTGAGCCAACAACTATTACAAAGAGGCCATCATCACCAAAATCAAACAAACCATTGGggaagataaattaatttatcccaCGGAGTGCATGAACTCATAGCTATTGATGAGGAACTCGTAGATAGTAATACCAAAGCCTCATCGTCAACTTCCCAACTCAGTTGAGCACAAAATTACGACTGGTATTTCCTAAAGCACACACTCCACTCAATGTGAGAAGTTAATTTATCACAACTACTGCTGCAAAATCAAAGCCAACACAGAGTCTTGAGTTCATACAGTATTTATCAGAATCCAATACTTCAAGAACTGAACATCGTGACAAAACGAAATACGTACGAGCAAACTGCAGATGTATGACCCGGTTCATCGCTAATACACTCACAATACTTAATCCGGAGTATCGGAAGGTGGCATGATTAGATTCAATTAAGTGAAAGAGCAAAAGATAAATCCTGAATGTTAAAAGCAGCAAAGAATTGAAAGAAATTCACTAGGAAATGGATGATCTGAAAACATGGCTGTTAGGGGAATGAATTGACAATCTCGTATTTCACCTAAAACCATAAACATGAAGCAAAGGACCAAAGGTTCATTTTGCTAATCATAATAGCTACATGACTCCGTAAACTACATCTACATATGATAGATTTTACAAATTTAACCAATCTATCAATTTAACCAGCAAGAGTTTCATTAACTCAAGGTACTCGTCAATTTTGTTGATATCACAAATAAACAATATCAATATATACAAATAAGCTTTATACAAAAAGTAGCACCagtatatgaaaaataaaaacaaaatgtgTCTTTTGTACAGTAGCATCATTTATAGGGtagtttaattttatggatCCCCTCTTAATAAAATATTCTTAGTAATAAGGGAAAATACTCACTATTCTAAATACCATCAGTGAATTcaactaattaaattttatcattGTTTGCCCAACTGATACTGGCCTAGCTTCTTTGCCGTATCAACTTAGCACCAGCACAGTTGAGGAGCAAATTTAGATCCTTCCATGTACCACATACTGGGTACTTGTCATACCCCCAAGAAACTAAAGAACTGGATGCTTTCTCAACCAGGGGTGAAATCTCACCTTACCTTTGTATATCCATTGTAAGTCACACGTGGggtatagataaaaaaaatatatatattctttatttttcatcacTTCCATTTCTGGTAAAACCAAAACATGAAGCCATAATAATATCTCCAAAGACCATGAAATTCAAAAGGTTTTTATATAGTAATCAATACCAGAAGCAACAACAAGCCAACATGAATTAAACCAACATTACTAGGTT harbors:
- the LOC131010336 gene encoding zinc finger CCCH domain-containing protein 6 — its product is MGGSQKSKSVSWASEVNLCQVRLFLSEESPSQVGMGTQEHLQAKTWPLQAGGMGSEDNLPPGFELSQPANPWAAKLSHISLVKWKCPPRIEVDSSWRVVAGEESREIETQNQREMRVLEAIYPRPSAIPLNPSALVGAEDSTNNDQCTPVVPITPIEDEDASVDTSYASMGSNITPMIPQQQHSPHGAFLSQVNAALKPTVGFSVTGMEPDIIAAAQAALSSVMSNSDQGNLIDRELLMKILSDRKMIEQLIANHAASASGQNVASSSAQSMPSSSTFHGMPTIGTKNVASSSSPGMPSTSAQYIPNLVSTPKSSFDSVNMAVHRRDPLSGRVTRPEMVVPSSISAASGPFHPPSRTGSIPHLRPSVSDVISAPSPSASAPVTKDINYYKSLIQQHGGERREAMPQFAHQSNQAPGIGQEPLNNTMMKPRDTKPRIMKPCIYFNSSRGCRNGANCTFQHDVTSQQKVNSIPDVQGTKRMKLDREITGA